In Kryptolebias marmoratus isolate JLee-2015 linkage group LG22, ASM164957v2, whole genome shotgun sequence, a single window of DNA contains:
- the LOC108234023 gene encoding tissue-type plasminogen activator: MNLFVIVSILAAVSVSMVFSRRSYKNTSETCRSGDGSSYRGFVAKSSNGRRCLRWSSVNRVYGNSNGIGKHNYCRNPDHKLKPWCYVFKSQRIMKEYCDIPRCPKQTVKPTVKPTTKPTTISPPPVDTEYTCGERSERIMNKIVGGSFTVIESHPWVAALYLNSNFLCGGSLISPCWVLTAAHCFLDGEHTKHRHLSVHLGKSAINETDAIKEQRFSVEKLIIHKGYDDGNYNNDIALLKIKSKNGRCAVKTPSVRTVCLPPAHTKLPAGLSASIAGFGKQNFSSSEFSQLLKQASVMLMTNPQCTLEPPYTRMVTENMFCAASPDWSTDACKGDSGGPLVYEASGRMFLFGVVSWGDGCATVNKPGVYTQVTNYNKWIAAKTGLTEYTKGMMYPIK; the protein is encoded by the exons CAAGAACACAAGTG AAACGTGTCGGTCTGGAGATGGGAGCAGCTACAGAGGATTCGTCGCAAAGTCATCAAATGGTCGCAGGTGTCTCAGATGGAGCTCGGTTAATCGTGTTTATGGTAATTCAAACGGAATCGGCAAACATAACTACTGCAG GAATCCTGACCATAAGTTAAAGCCTTGGTGTTACGTCTTTAAGAGCCAGAGGATTATGAAAGAATACTGTGACATTCCCAGAT GTCCGAAACAAACCGTGAAACCAACagtaaaaccaacaacaaaaccaacaaccaTATCGCCCCCTCCTGTGGACACAg AGTATACATGCGGTGAGCGTTCTGAGCGCATCATGAATAAAATTGTGGGCGGCTCCTTCACGGTCATAGAGTCACACCCGTGGGTGGCTGCTCTCTATCTGAACTCCAACTTCCTTTGTGGTGGATCTCTCATCTCGCCCTGCTGGGTCCTCACAGCTGCTCACTGCTTCTTAGATGG AGAGCATACCAAACACCGACATCTGTCTGTGCACCTGGGAAAGTCGGCCATCAATGAAACAGATGCCATCAAGGAGCAGAGATTCAGTGTGGAAAAACTAATAATTCATAAAGGCTATGATGACGGGAACTACAACAATGACATAG CTTTGCTgaaaatcaaaagcaaaaatggcAGATGTGCAGTGAAGACGCCTTCTGTGCGGACAGTCTGCCTTCCTCCAGCTCATACTAAACTTCCTGCTGGATTGTCAGCCAGCATCGCAGGATTTGGGAAGCAAAACTTCA GCTCGTCGGAGTTCTCACAGCTGTTGAAGCAGGCCAGTGTGATGCTGATGACCAACCCTCAGTGTACACTGGAGCCACCTTATACACGTATGGTCACAGAGAACATGTTCTGCGCTGCGAGTCCTGACTGGAGCACAGACGCCTGCAAA GGGGACTCTGGGggtccactggtttatgaagCATCAGGTCGTATGTTTCTCTTTGGGGTGGTGAGCTGGGGCGACGGTTGCGCCACTGTAAACAAACCAGGTGTTTACACCCAGGTAACCAACTACAACAAATGGATCGCAGCAAAAACGGGGCTCACAGAGTACACGAAAGGAATGATGTACCCTATAAAATAA